A genomic segment from Microbacterium sp. SORGH_AS_0428 encodes:
- the pta gene encoding phosphate acetyltransferase translates to MAQSILITSAEGHSGKSTIALGVLEALSHATARVGVFRPIARSTTERDYVLEMLLDHDGVDLAYDDCIGVGYDDMHADPDAALARIVERYKTVEAQCDAVVILGSDYTDVGSPAELGYNARIAANLGAPVLLVVGGRAQQGQSEQLGTSDPRTPADIAQIAKLSVGELRQARAELFAVVATRVDPAMLDETIEAVRDIVPAGIEVPVWALPEDRFLVAPTVRGVMRSVDGTLVKGDEELLTREVLGVIVAAMSPANVLPRLSDGAVVVIPADRTEVLLATLLAHASGTFPSLSAIVLNGPFPLPADIDRLIDGLGSRLPIIATDRDTYDTSVRIMNTRGRLAADSQRSYDTALSLFERHVDGAELTRLLGLAKPTVVTPLMFEYGLVERARSNRRRIVLPEGDDDRVLRAAATVLARGIADLIILGEEVEVRSRALELGIDIAAAQVISPFDPVLVQKFAEEYTRLREHKGMTMARAADTVTDVSYFGTLMVHLGLADGMVSGAAHTTAHTIRPAFEIIKTRPGVGVVSSVFLMALADRVLVYGDCAVIPDPTAPQLADIAVSSAETADRFGIEPRVAMLSYSTGESGSGADVEKVREATVIVRERAPELPVEGPIQYDAAADAAVASKKMPGSPVAGRATVFVFPDLNTGNNTYKAVQRSAGAIAIGPVLQGLNKPINDLSRGALVEDIVNTIAITAIQAQGDEPASEGKA, encoded by the coding sequence GTGGCTCAGAGCATCCTCATCACGTCCGCGGAAGGTCATTCGGGAAAGTCCACGATCGCATTGGGAGTGCTCGAAGCGCTCAGCCATGCGACCGCGCGTGTGGGCGTCTTCCGTCCCATCGCCCGTTCGACGACGGAGCGCGACTACGTGCTGGAGATGCTGCTCGACCACGACGGCGTAGACCTCGCCTACGACGACTGCATCGGCGTCGGCTACGACGACATGCACGCCGACCCGGATGCGGCCCTCGCGCGCATCGTGGAGCGGTACAAGACCGTCGAGGCGCAGTGCGACGCGGTCGTCATCCTCGGCAGTGACTACACCGATGTGGGCAGCCCCGCCGAACTCGGATACAACGCCCGCATCGCCGCGAACCTCGGCGCCCCCGTGCTCCTGGTCGTCGGCGGTCGCGCCCAGCAGGGCCAGAGCGAGCAGCTCGGAACGAGCGATCCGCGCACGCCGGCCGACATCGCCCAGATCGCGAAGCTCTCGGTCGGCGAGCTGCGCCAGGCGCGTGCGGAGCTGTTCGCCGTGGTCGCCACCCGCGTCGACCCCGCCATGCTGGACGAGACAATCGAGGCCGTCCGCGACATCGTCCCCGCTGGCATCGAGGTGCCCGTGTGGGCGCTTCCCGAGGACCGCTTCCTGGTGGCCCCGACCGTCCGCGGCGTCATGCGCTCCGTCGACGGAACGCTCGTGAAGGGCGACGAGGAGCTGCTGACCCGCGAGGTCCTCGGCGTGATCGTCGCGGCCATGAGTCCCGCCAACGTGCTCCCGCGGCTCAGCGACGGGGCCGTCGTGGTCATCCCCGCCGATCGCACCGAGGTTCTGCTCGCGACCCTGCTCGCGCACGCGTCCGGCACCTTCCCGTCGCTGTCGGCGATCGTGCTCAACGGTCCGTTCCCGCTGCCGGCCGACATCGATCGCCTGATCGACGGCCTCGGCTCGCGGCTGCCGATCATCGCGACCGACCGCGACACCTACGACACATCCGTGCGCATCATGAACACGCGCGGCCGGCTGGCGGCCGACTCGCAGCGCTCCTACGACACCGCGCTCTCGCTGTTCGAGCGGCACGTCGACGGCGCCGAGCTGACGCGTCTGCTGGGGCTCGCCAAGCCCACCGTCGTCACCCCCCTCATGTTCGAGTACGGGCTCGTCGAACGGGCGCGCTCGAACCGCCGCCGCATCGTGCTGCCGGAGGGCGACGACGACCGCGTGCTGCGCGCCGCCGCCACCGTCCTCGCCCGCGGCATCGCCGACCTCATCATCCTCGGCGAGGAGGTCGAGGTCCGCTCGCGCGCTCTGGAGCTCGGCATCGACATCGCCGCGGCGCAGGTCATCAGCCCGTTCGATCCCGTCCTGGTGCAGAAGTTCGCCGAGGAGTACACGCGTCTTCGCGAGCACAAGGGCATGACGATGGCGCGCGCCGCGGACACCGTCACCGACGTCTCGTACTTCGGCACGCTCATGGTGCACCTCGGCCTCGCCGACGGGATGGTCTCGGGCGCCGCGCACACGACGGCCCACACCATCCGGCCGGCCTTCGAGATCATCAAGACGCGTCCCGGTGTCGGCGTCGTCTCCAGCGTCTTCCTCATGGCGCTCGCCGATCGCGTGCTGGTCTACGGCGACTGCGCGGTCATCCCCGACCCGACGGCGCCGCAGCTGGCCGACATCGCCGTCTCCTCCGCCGAGACCGCCGACCGCTTCGGCATCGAGCCGCGCGTGGCCATGCTCTCCTACTCGACCGGCGAATCCGGCTCCGGAGCGGATGTGGAGAAGGTGCGCGAGGCGACCGTCATCGTGCGGGAGCGCGCGCCCGAGCTCCCGGTGGAGGGGCCCATCCAGTACGACGCGGCCGCGGATGCCGCCGTCGCCTCCAAGAAGATGCCGGGCTCGCCCGTCGCCGGTCGCGCCACGGTCTTCGTCTTCCCCGACCTCAACACCGGCAACAACACCTACAAGGCCGTGCAGCGCTCGGCCGGGGCGATCGCGATCGGCCCCGTCCTGCAGGGTCTGAACAAGCCCATCAACGACCTGTCGCGCGGCGCGCTGGTCGAGGACATCGTCAACACCATCGCGATCACCGCGATCCAGGCTCAGGGCGATGAGCCCGCATCCGAAGGGAAGGCATGA
- a CDS encoding acetate kinase, producing the protein MSVVLVINSGSSSFKYQLLDVETETALASGLVERIGEGMGAASHKVHFTGVGAAAVDATYTQELPIPDHAVGFQVMLDAFAEHGPSLTENAPVAVGHRVVQGGARFFQPTLITDLVEINIDELSVLAPLHNPGAVQGIRAARAAFGDLPHVAVFDTAFHQTLPPAAYTYAIDRAIARKHRIRRYGFHGTSHKFVSESVAQYLDRPLRSLKQIVLHLGNGASITAIDGGHSVETSMGLTPLEGLVMGTRSGDLDPSILLVLARREEMSPAELDAFLNKSSGMLGLAGVSDMRDIEDRREAGDGPASLAFDVYIHRLRAYIGSYIAQLGGVDVISFTAGVGENSPLIRAAALETLGFLGVELDAAANEERRKGIRTISTPDSSVTVLVVPTNEELEIARQALAVARVA; encoded by the coding sequence GTGAGCGTCGTTCTCGTCATCAACAGTGGCTCGTCCTCGTTCAAGTACCAGCTGCTGGACGTCGAGACCGAGACGGCGCTGGCGTCCGGGCTCGTCGAGCGCATCGGCGAGGGCATGGGAGCAGCCAGCCACAAGGTGCACTTCACCGGGGTGGGAGCCGCAGCGGTCGATGCGACCTACACGCAGGAGCTGCCGATCCCCGACCACGCCGTCGGCTTCCAGGTGATGCTCGACGCCTTCGCCGAGCACGGTCCGTCGCTCACCGAGAACGCCCCGGTCGCCGTCGGGCACCGCGTCGTCCAAGGCGGCGCGCGCTTCTTCCAGCCCACGCTCATCACCGACCTCGTCGAGATCAACATCGATGAGCTCTCGGTGCTGGCGCCGTTGCACAACCCCGGGGCGGTGCAGGGGATCCGTGCGGCGCGCGCGGCCTTCGGCGACCTGCCCCACGTCGCGGTCTTCGACACGGCCTTCCACCAGACGCTGCCGCCCGCCGCCTACACGTACGCCATCGATCGCGCCATCGCGCGCAAGCACCGCATCCGCCGGTACGGGTTCCACGGCACGAGCCACAAGTTCGTCTCGGAGTCCGTGGCCCAGTACCTCGACCGCCCGCTGCGCAGTCTCAAGCAGATCGTGCTCCACCTCGGCAACGGCGCGTCGATCACCGCCATCGACGGTGGGCATTCGGTCGAGACGTCAATGGGGCTCACCCCGCTCGAGGGGCTCGTGATGGGCACCCGCTCGGGCGATCTGGACCCGTCGATCCTGCTCGTGCTGGCTCGACGCGAAGAGATGTCCCCGGCAGAGCTCGACGCGTTCCTGAACAAGAGCAGCGGGATGCTGGGGCTCGCCGGCGTCTCGGACATGCGCGACATCGAGGACCGCCGCGAGGCCGGTGACGGACCCGCGTCGCTCGCCTTCGACGTGTACATCCATCGCCTGCGCGCCTACATCGGCTCCTACATCGCGCAGCTCGGCGGCGTCGACGTGATCTCGTTCACGGCGGGCGTCGGCGAGAACTCTCCCCTCATCCGCGCCGCGGCGCTGGAGACGCTCGGTTTCCTCGGCGTCGAGCTGGATGCGGCCGCCAACGAGGAGCGACGCAAGGGCATCCGGACCATCTCCACCCCGGACTCGTCGGTGACCGTGCTCGTGGTGCCCACGAACGAGGAGCTGGAGATCGCGCGGCAGGCGCTCGCCGTCGCCCGCGTCGCCTGA
- a CDS encoding beta-phosphoglucomutase family hydrolase: MTDLPDLSSYDAVLFDLDGVLTPTAEVHMHAWQTMFEELFAAWGITPPYTEQDYFLHLDGKKRYDGVASLLRSRDVEVPWGEPDDDPSEDTVCGIGNRKNEVFARVLRSEGIAPYPGSLRLVDQLRERGVPVAVVSSSKNAEEVLAAAGIRDRFAVVMDGVVAERENLASKPAPDVFLGGARMLGVAPARSAAVEDALSGAASAQAAGYALVVGVDRGVGAEALRAAGADVVVDDLAAFVD; the protein is encoded by the coding sequence GTGACCGACCTGCCCGATCTGTCTTCCTACGACGCCGTGCTCTTCGACCTCGACGGGGTGCTCACCCCGACGGCCGAGGTGCACATGCACGCCTGGCAGACGATGTTCGAGGAGCTGTTCGCGGCGTGGGGCATCACCCCGCCCTACACGGAGCAGGACTACTTCCTGCATCTGGACGGCAAGAAGCGTTATGACGGCGTCGCGAGCCTGCTGCGCTCGCGCGACGTCGAGGTGCCGTGGGGCGAGCCAGACGACGATCCCTCCGAGGACACCGTGTGCGGCATCGGCAACCGGAAGAACGAGGTCTTCGCCAGGGTGCTGCGCAGTGAGGGGATCGCGCCGTACCCCGGCTCCCTGCGCCTGGTCGATCAGCTCCGCGAGCGGGGCGTGCCCGTCGCCGTGGTCTCCAGCTCCAAGAACGCGGAAGAGGTGCTCGCCGCCGCGGGCATCCGCGACCGGTTCGCCGTCGTGATGGACGGCGTGGTCGCCGAGCGCGAGAACCTCGCGTCCAAGCCCGCGCCCGACGTGTTCCTCGGCGGTGCGCGGATGCTGGGGGTCGCTCCCGCCCGCAGCGCCGCCGTCGAAGACGCGCTGAGCGGCGCCGCGTCCGCCCAGGCTGCGGGTTACGCCCTCGTCGTGGGCGTCGATCGCGGCGTCGGCGCCGAGGCGCTGCGCGCCGCCGGTGCGGATGTGGTCGTCGACGACCTCGCCGCCTTCGTAGACTGA
- a CDS encoding glycosyl hydrolase family 65 protein: MIDRDRFPVDPWRLVERSFDIDEAGVTETLFTVGNGYLGLRGNQPEGRFGHEQGTFINGFHEVFPIRHAEQAYGFAEVGQTIINAPDAKVMRVYVDDEPLSFDLAEILEYERILDLRDGVLRRHLLWRTPSGKEVRIDFERMVSFEEKHLALMSIEVTVLNADAPVTISCQLVNRQDGEDVYGGRPASKLKAGFDPRRAERIEERVLQPQEFWQDGARSVLSYKVTHSEMTLAVAADHIVETANEYTARTLIQPDIAKNVFRVQAKAGVPVKVTKLVSYHTSRGVPAAELVDRCRRTLDRARQEGVATQYAVQRAWLDAFWDRSDVRIAGHDDLQQATRWCLFQLAQAAARADGLGVPAKGVSGSGYSGHYFWDTEVYVLPFLTYTSPHWARNALRMRVHMLPDARRRAFQLNEAGALFPWRTINGEEASAYYAAGTAQYHINADVSFALAKYVRATGDVDFLYREAVDIAVETARLWNSLGFWRDEVDGADSFHIHGVTGPDEYTTVVNDNLFTNVMARFNLRFAARTVREMELAAPEAYRLMADRLGLDPEEPEIWEKAADAMHIPFSPALGIHPQDAVFLEREVWDLENTPDEQRPLLLHFHPLVIYRYQVLKQADVVLALFLQGNHFTEAEKLADFQYYDPLTTGDSTLSGVVQSILAAEVGYQDLALEYFLDSIFVDLADLHNNAADGVHVASAGGVWASLVSGFGGMRDHYGELTFDPRLPAAWPELSYALTWHASHLDITLRREEMIVRNRAGGEDVAFSVRGTAYTISPDEELVVPLATQGPVRAGRPTLQMFADVRLEDGTLLSASVPTLTASLPVVTGPTLIGDDQAHFDA, encoded by the coding sequence ATGATCGATAGAGACCGATTCCCGGTCGACCCGTGGCGACTCGTCGAGCGCTCGTTCGACATCGACGAGGCGGGCGTCACCGAGACGCTGTTCACCGTGGGCAACGGATATCTGGGGCTGCGGGGGAACCAGCCCGAAGGGCGCTTCGGCCACGAGCAGGGAACCTTCATCAACGGCTTCCACGAGGTGTTCCCGATCCGTCACGCCGAGCAGGCGTACGGGTTCGCCGAAGTCGGCCAGACGATCATCAACGCCCCCGACGCCAAGGTCATGCGCGTCTACGTCGACGACGAGCCGCTCTCGTTCGATCTCGCCGAGATCCTCGAGTACGAGCGCATCCTCGACCTGCGCGATGGGGTCCTGCGTCGCCACCTGCTCTGGCGTACGCCCTCCGGCAAAGAGGTGCGCATCGACTTCGAGCGCATGGTGTCGTTCGAGGAGAAGCACCTCGCGCTGATGAGCATCGAGGTCACGGTGCTCAACGCCGACGCCCCCGTGACCATCAGCTGCCAGCTCGTGAACCGCCAGGACGGCGAGGACGTGTACGGCGGCCGCCCCGCGAGCAAGCTCAAAGCCGGCTTCGACCCGCGCCGCGCCGAGCGCATCGAGGAGCGGGTGCTGCAGCCGCAGGAGTTCTGGCAGGACGGCGCGCGCTCCGTGCTCAGCTACAAGGTGACGCACTCGGAGATGACCCTCGCCGTCGCGGCCGACCACATCGTCGAGACGGCGAACGAGTACACGGCGCGCACCCTCATCCAGCCCGACATCGCCAAGAACGTGTTCCGCGTGCAGGCGAAGGCCGGTGTTCCCGTCAAGGTCACCAAGCTCGTGAGCTACCACACCTCGCGCGGCGTGCCTGCGGCCGAGCTCGTCGACCGGTGCCGCCGCACCCTCGACCGCGCCCGCCAGGAGGGCGTGGCGACGCAGTACGCCGTGCAGCGGGCCTGGCTCGACGCCTTCTGGGACCGCTCCGACGTGCGCATCGCCGGTCACGACGACCTGCAGCAGGCCACGCGCTGGTGCCTCTTCCAGCTCGCACAGGCCGCGGCTCGCGCCGACGGGCTGGGGGTGCCCGCCAAGGGTGTCTCGGGCTCCGGATACAGCGGGCACTACTTCTGGGACACCGAGGTGTACGTGCTGCCCTTCCTCACGTACACGAGCCCGCACTGGGCGCGCAACGCCCTGCGGATGCGGGTGCACATGCTCCCCGACGCCCGTCGTCGCGCGTTCCAGCTCAACGAGGCGGGCGCGCTGTTCCCGTGGCGCACGATCAACGGCGAGGAGGCCTCGGCCTACTACGCCGCCGGAACCGCGCAGTACCACATCAACGCCGACGTGAGTTTCGCGCTCGCCAAGTACGTGCGCGCCACCGGCGACGTCGACTTCCTCTACCGCGAGGCGGTCGACATCGCGGTCGAGACCGCGCGGCTGTGGAACTCGCTCGGGTTCTGGCGCGACGAGGTCGACGGTGCGGACTCGTTCCACATCCACGGCGTCACCGGTCCCGACGAGTACACGACGGTCGTCAACGACAACCTCTTCACGAACGTCATGGCGCGCTTCAACCTGCGCTTCGCAGCCCGCACCGTGCGCGAGATGGAGCTCGCCGCTCCCGAGGCGTACCGCCTCATGGCCGACCGGCTGGGACTGGACCCGGAGGAGCCGGAGATCTGGGAGAAGGCGGCCGATGCGATGCACATCCCCTTCAGCCCGGCGCTCGGCATCCATCCGCAGGACGCCGTGTTCCTCGAGCGCGAGGTGTGGGACCTGGAGAACACCCCCGACGAGCAGCGTCCGCTGCTGCTGCACTTCCACCCGCTCGTGATCTACCGCTACCAGGTGCTGAAGCAGGCGGATGTGGTGCTCGCGCTGTTCCTGCAGGGCAACCACTTCACCGAGGCGGAGAAGCTCGCCGACTTCCAGTACTACGACCCGCTGACCACCGGCGACTCGACCCTGTCGGGCGTCGTGCAGTCGATCCTGGCGGCGGAGGTCGGCTACCAGGACCTCGCGCTGGAGTACTTCCTGGACTCGATCTTCGTGGACCTCGCCGACCTCCACAACAACGCGGCGGACGGTGTGCACGTCGCCTCCGCGGGCGGCGTGTGGGCGTCGCTGGTCTCCGGCTTCGGCGGGATGCGCGACCACTACGGCGAGCTCACGTTCGACCCGCGGCTGCCCGCCGCGTGGCCCGAGCTCTCCTACGCGCTCACGTGGCACGCGTCGCACCTGGACATCACGCTGCGCCGTGAGGAGATGATCGTGCGCAACCGCGCCGGGGGAGAGGACGTCGCCTTCTCCGTGCGCGGTACCGCCTACACGATCTCCCCCGACGAGGAGCTCGTCGTGCCGCTGGCCACGCAGGGTCCCGTGCGCGCAGGGCGGCCGACGCTGCAGATGTTCGCGGATGTGAGGCTCGAGGACGGCACGCTGCTGTCGGCATCCGTGCCCACGCTCACCGCTTCGCTGCCCGTCGTGACCGGGCCCACGCTCATCGGCGACGACCAGGCGCACTTCGATGCCTGA
- a CDS encoding DNA polymerase III subunit gamma and tau, with protein MTTALYRRYRPEAFGEMIGQSQVTDPLMTALRGDRIGHAYLFSGPRGCGKTTSARILARCLNCAEGPTDTPCGTCDSCVELGRGGGGSLDVVEIDAASHNGVDDARDLRERAIFAPARDRFKIFILDEAHMVTPQGFNALLKLVEEPPAHVKFIFATTEPEKVIGTIRSRTHHYPFRLVPPAAMLEYVQHMCETEGVSVEPGVLPLVVRAGGGSPRDTLSLLDQLIAGSENAAIGYERAVALLGYTHAELLDEVVTAFGDLDAASAFAAVDRVVQTGQDPRRFVEDLLERLRDLIVIAATGAGASAVLRGIPSDELERMSRQAEIIGTARLSRTADIVVAALDEMSGATSPRLQLELMVARVLANAPTVGAAPAAPAAARPASAAPAVAPRAAEPAAVPVPPAPVPVAEPAPAPSAPETPAPSAPVAESAPQAAPAVDVPAGPVTVQRLRDAWPEVLGRLETISRSSWLIATAARVAALEGDILTLSFRSQSDIAAFKKRTAGAGPSEDLRQAIQGVLGIRVKYIARHDQDTDPAPSSDAAPAAPSAPPRAEPPAAPAERPGPARASSAAPVTEWAVAPIPASDAGESPAAPVAQLAVDEEPEDAQASATRTLTVAPPAGAVLPAAEVATSFEPEEPVDPADEEMYPTDVAAIPPVVPPPAPARSAPADGIQRYGEAVVRQVLDARFVREEPYQQPTRFS; from the coding sequence GTGACCACAGCCCTCTACCGCCGGTACCGTCCCGAGGCGTTCGGTGAGATGATCGGGCAGTCCCAGGTGACCGACCCGCTCATGACGGCCCTGCGCGGCGACCGCATCGGCCACGCCTACCTCTTCTCCGGCCCCCGCGGATGCGGCAAGACGACGAGCGCCCGCATCCTCGCGCGCTGCCTGAACTGCGCCGAGGGTCCCACCGACACCCCGTGCGGCACGTGCGACAGCTGTGTCGAGCTCGGCCGCGGCGGCGGCGGATCCCTCGACGTCGTCGAGATCGACGCGGCCAGCCACAACGGTGTCGATGACGCGCGCGATCTGCGCGAGCGGGCGATCTTCGCCCCGGCTCGCGACCGGTTCAAGATCTTCATCCTCGACGAGGCGCACATGGTCACCCCGCAGGGGTTCAACGCGCTGCTGAAGCTCGTCGAGGAGCCGCCCGCGCACGTCAAGTTCATCTTCGCCACGACCGAGCCCGAGAAGGTCATCGGCACCATCCGCTCGCGCACCCACCACTATCCGTTCCGGCTGGTTCCGCCCGCGGCGATGCTCGAGTACGTGCAGCACATGTGCGAGACCGAGGGCGTCTCGGTCGAGCCCGGGGTGCTGCCGCTGGTCGTCCGCGCGGGCGGCGGGTCGCCGCGAGACACGCTGTCGCTGCTCGACCAGCTCATCGCCGGATCCGAGAATGCGGCGATCGGCTACGAGCGTGCGGTCGCCCTCCTGGGCTACACGCACGCCGAACTGCTCGACGAGGTCGTCACCGCCTTCGGCGACCTCGACGCCGCCTCCGCGTTCGCCGCCGTCGACCGGGTCGTTCAGACCGGGCAGGACCCGCGGCGTTTCGTCGAAGACCTGCTCGAGCGTCTTCGCGATCTCATCGTCATCGCCGCCACCGGTGCGGGTGCGTCCGCCGTGCTGCGCGGCATCCCGTCCGACGAGCTCGAGCGCATGTCGCGTCAGGCCGAGATCATCGGCACCGCGCGCCTCTCGCGCACCGCCGACATCGTCGTGGCCGCCCTCGACGAGATGTCGGGAGCCACCTCGCCGCGCCTCCAGCTGGAGCTCATGGTCGCCCGGGTCCTCGCGAACGCTCCCACCGTCGGTGCGGCTCCCGCCGCCCCCGCGGCGGCGCGTCCCGCCTCGGCTGCCCCGGCCGTCGCCCCCCGCGCGGCCGAGCCCGCGGCCGTGCCGGTTCCGCCGGCGCCCGTGCCGGTCGCAGAGCCCGCCCCCGCCCCGTCCGCGCCTGAGACGCCTGCTCCGTCCGCCCCCGTCGCCGAGTCGGCGCCGCAGGCCGCGCCCGCGGTCGACGTTCCTGCGGGCCCCGTCACGGTGCAACGACTGCGTGACGCGTGGCCCGAGGTCCTCGGCCGCCTCGAGACCATCAGCCGCAGCTCGTGGCTGATCGCGACGGCGGCTCGCGTCGCGGCGCTCGAGGGCGACATCCTCACCCTCAGCTTCCGAAGCCAGAGCGACATCGCTGCGTTCAAGAAGCGCACGGCGGGTGCCGGACCCAGCGAAGATCTCCGCCAGGCGATCCAGGGCGTGCTGGGCATCCGGGTCAAGTACATCGCGCGCCACGACCAGGACACCGACCCCGCCCCGTCCTCGGATGCGGCTCCCGCCGCGCCGTCCGCGCCGCCGCGCGCGGAACCGCCCGCTGCGCCGGCCGAGCGCCCGGGTCCTGCTCGTGCGTCTTCCGCGGCTCCGGTCACCGAGTGGGCCGTGGCACCGATCCCCGCCTCGGATGCGGGGGAGTCGCCCGCGGCGCCCGTCGCCCAGCTGGCCGTCGACGAGGAGCCCGAAGACGCCCAGGCGTCCGCGACGCGCACGCTGACGGTGGCGCCGCCCGCGGGGGCCGTGCTGCCCGCCGCCGAGGTCGCGACCTCGTTCGAGCCGGAAGAGCCGGTCGATCCGGCGGACGAAGAGATGTACCCGACGGATGTGGCGGCCATCCCGCCCGTCGTCCCGCCGCCCGCGCCCGCGCGCTCCGCGCCGGCCGACGGCATCCAGCGCTACGGCGAGGCCGTGGTGCGCCAGGTGCTCGACGCCCGCTTCGTGCGTGAAGAGCCCTACCAGCAGCCGACGAGGTTCTCCTGA
- the recR gene encoding recombination mediator RecR, with protein MYDGIVQNLIDEFGRLPGIGPKSAQRITFHILQTPNFDVSQLAQLLVEVREKVRFCEICGNVSEQDRCAICRDPRRNETLICVVEDAKDVAAIERTREFRGLYHVLGGAISPIAGVGPDDLRITQLMQRLADGTVQEVILATNPNLEGEATATYLSRLLTTLSIRVTRLASGLPVGGDLEYADEVTLGRAFEGRRAI; from the coding sequence ATGTACGACGGCATCGTCCAGAACCTGATCGACGAGTTCGGCCGTCTGCCGGGGATCGGCCCGAAGTCCGCGCAGCGGATCACGTTCCACATCCTGCAGACGCCGAACTTCGACGTCTCCCAGCTCGCGCAGCTCCTCGTCGAGGTGCGCGAGAAGGTGCGCTTCTGCGAGATCTGCGGCAACGTGTCCGAGCAGGACCGCTGCGCGATCTGTCGGGATCCGCGACGCAACGAGACGCTCATCTGCGTCGTCGAAGACGCGAAGGACGTCGCGGCGATCGAACGCACCCGCGAGTTCCGCGGGCTCTACCACGTGCTCGGCGGTGCCATCAGCCCGATCGCGGGCGTCGGTCCCGACGACCTGCGCATCACGCAGCTCATGCAGCGCCTTGCCGACGGCACGGTGCAGGAGGTGATCCTCGCCACCAACCCGAACCTGGAGGGCGAGGCGACCGCGACCTACCTGAGCCGTCTGCTCACGACACTGTCGATCCGCGTGACCCGGCTCGCCTCCGGCCTGCCCGTCGGCGGCGACCTGGAGTACGCCGACGAGGTGACGCTCGGACGGGCCTTCGAGGGCCGCCGCGCCATTTGA
- a CDS encoding threonine/serine exporter family protein encodes MDTTDLLPVVDDALSVRILDLAVRMGETMLVAGAPASEVTLTIVRVCEVYGLTPVHVDVTYNSITAAYHRSGAARPITLLRVVRGSTPDHDRLMRLQALLADISAGMGLDDAQTAARRIRRAPFRYPPAAVITAQGALAVGVAVMFGANWLLIALAFTGAACAALTQFALAKARVPYFFSQVAGAFVLTVIAAMSRFLAVLGVPGADDIRPSVIVAAGIVLMLAGLTVVGAAQDAIDGFALTATGRILELVTQTIGVVIGILAGLETVRVMGLAMEPPDTALPLGPPVMQFVGASIIAIAVAVFNGAGGRVVAVSALLSLVAWGGYTAASAAGLEVAAASGIGAFVASFVGIVIAFRLHVPSVAVTTAAILPMVPGAAVFRGLLGVVESAGDTAVMMTGFATLVNAAVIGISLAVGASLGLYLGQPVRASLSGVTRSRARLRRYDGPGRSG; translated from the coding sequence GTGGACACGACGGATCTCCTCCCCGTCGTCGACGACGCCCTCAGCGTCCGCATCCTGGATCTCGCGGTACGGATGGGCGAGACGATGCTCGTCGCGGGCGCTCCCGCGAGCGAGGTCACCCTGACGATCGTGCGCGTGTGCGAGGTGTACGGCCTGACACCGGTGCACGTGGACGTCACGTACAACTCGATCACCGCGGCCTACCACCGCTCGGGCGCCGCCCGCCCAATCACGCTCCTGCGCGTCGTGCGCGGCAGCACCCCCGACCACGATCGGCTGATGCGGCTGCAGGCGCTCCTTGCCGACATCTCCGCCGGAATGGGCCTGGATGACGCACAGACGGCGGCGCGCCGCATCCGACGCGCGCCGTTCCGCTATCCGCCCGCCGCCGTCATCACGGCCCAGGGCGCACTGGCGGTCGGTGTCGCGGTCATGTTCGGCGCCAACTGGCTGCTCATCGCACTCGCGTTCACCGGGGCGGCCTGCGCCGCCCTCACGCAGTTCGCCCTCGCGAAGGCGCGCGTGCCGTACTTCTTCAGCCAGGTCGCCGGCGCCTTCGTACTCACCGTCATCGCGGCGATGAGCCGCTTTCTCGCGGTGCTCGGCGTCCCCGGCGCGGACGACATCCGCCCCTCTGTCATCGTGGCCGCCGGGATCGTGCTCATGCTCGCGGGCCTCACCGTGGTCGGAGCGGCGCAGGACGCGATCGACGGCTTCGCCCTGACGGCCACCGGCCGCATCCTGGAGCTCGTCACGCAGACGATCGGCGTCGTGATCGGCATCCTCGCGGGGCTCGAGACCGTGCGGGTGATGGGACTCGCGATGGAGCCGCCCGACACGGCCCTGCCGCTCGGGCCGCCGGTCATGCAGTTCGTCGGCGCGTCGATCATCGCGATCGCGGTCGCCGTCTTCAACGGCGCCGGCGGACGCGTGGTCGCCGTGAGCGCGCTGCTGAGCCTGGTCGCGTGGGGCGGCTACACGGCCGCTTCCGCAGCGGGACTGGAGGTCGCCGCGGCGAGCGGCATCGGAGCCTTCGTGGCGAGCTTCGTGGGCATCGTGATCGCCTTCCGTCTCCACGTTCCGTCGGTGGCGGTGACGACGGCGGCGATCCTGCCGATGGTGCCGGGCGCCGCGGTGTTCCGCGGGCTTCTCGGTGTCGTCGAGTCCGCGGGCGACACCGCGGTGATGATGACCGGGTTCGCGACGCTCGTGAACGCGGCCGTCATCGGGATCAGCCTCGCCGTCGGCGCGTCACTGGGCCTGTACCTCGGGCAGCCCGTGCGGGCGTCGCTGTCGGGTGTGACCCGCTCGCGCGCGAGGCTGCGACGCTACGACGGGCCAGGACGCAGCGGCTGA